The sequence below is a genomic window from Cedecea neteri.
GTGGGAATGCCCGGACTTCTTCCCGCTCGGAAAAAGCCAGATCCTGATGTTTTCTCCGCAGGGCATCAAGGCGAAAGGCTGGGCATACCAGAACTTGTTCCAGAGCGGCTATTTACGAGGGCGATGGCAACCAGGGAAAGATTTCATCGTTTATCAGCCGTTTGAAGAGATGGATCACGGCCACGATTTTTACGCCCCGCAGTCCTTTATCGCCGAAGATGGCCGCCGCATCGTGCTGGGCTGGATGGACATGTGGGAATCTCCCATGCTTTCTAAACGCGAAGGCTGGGCGGGTTGCCTTACCGTGCCGCGCGAGCTGTGCATGATGCCAAACGGCAAACTTTACCAAAATCCGGTTCACGAACTGGCCACGCTCCGCGCCGGGGAGCAATTAGTGTTGCCCTGCGTGCTGGATACGCAAAAGCAGATGTTGCACCCGAATGCGGAAGCCGTAGAGTTAGAGATAGCCTGGGAAGCCTGGCAAAGCACGGCTGAACGCTACGGCATTCGCCTGGGACAGGGTTGTGAGCTGTTTGTCGATGCATTGACGCAGCGTCTGGTGCTGTCACGCGGCTATCAGGATACGCAGTTGGATGGCAATCGCAGCGTGCCGTTATTGGAAAACGGCGACCTGCATCTGCGGATTTTTATCGATCGCTCTTCCATCGAAGTCTTTGTTAACCATGGCGAATATTGTCTTAGCAGCCGCCTCTACCCGCAGCCAGGGGAACGTCAACTGGAACTGTTTGCCAGCCACGGGAAAGCCTTATGCCGGGGCGGCACGCTGTGGCAATTGAACGCACTATAGCGAAACGCGCCTGACCAGAGGGCAAGGCAGCCGCTGGATGCCGCTGCTGGTCAACCCGTCAATTAAATGCAGTGCCGCCTGGCGACCAATGGCTTCATGCGGCAACTGAACCGTCGTCAGCGGCGGAAGGAACAAATCACCGATCCCTACCTGGTTATCAAATCCAAGCACAGCCACCTGCTCAGGAATTGCCACGCCCTGCGCCAGTAGCGTCTGCCAGGCCACAAAAGCGATGCGGTCATTACCGCACACCAGCACATCGAAATCCGCTTTTCCTTGCTGGCAATGTGCCAGAACAAGCCCGGCCAATTCAGGATAATGGCTATCGCCCCACTGCATGTGATACTGCCTCACCGTATCAACGTCGAGCCCGGCTTCACGCCAGGCCTGCTCGAACCCATCCCGACGAGAACCGCTGGCAAGCGCCTCTTCGGGCAGCCACAGGCAAAGCGGACGGCGGTATCCCCGCTCAATCAGATGGCGAGTGGCCTGGTACTGCCCGTTAAAATCATCCGGAATGTAACTCGGTAAATCAGCATCGTCACTAATACAGTTAGCCAGCACCACCCGGTGGGTTTTTAGTACCGCAGGGAGCTCAACGTGCCGCAGCCCCATAGAGGTAAAAATGATGCCGTCCGGCCGCTGAGCCAGGAGCTGATTGACCGCCCGCTCGGCGTCGTCAGCAGAAAGGATATTAATGAGAAAACTGTTCCAGCCTCGCTCACGTGCAGTCTGCTCAATGGCCAACAGTATTTCTACAGAATAGGGCGTGGTGGCAGTGTCCAGCGCCAGAATACCGATTGTCGATGTTTTAACACCTTTGCTTCGGATCTTCCGGGCGGAATAGTCCGGCACATAATTCAGCTCATCAATGGCCCGCTGTACCCGCTCCCGGGTCGCCGGGCTAACGTGTTCAGCCTGATTAATGACCCTGGAAACGGTCATCAGCGACACGCCCGCCAGGGTTGCAACATCTTTCAGAGAAGCCATATCCAATCATTCAGCACGAGAGAAAAACCGATAGTAGCGGTTTTTACACGCTTTTTCTCGACGAGAATGTGTTTGTCTCTTTCTCACGCACCAGCACGGTGGTCAGTATGAAAGAAAGTCCCAGCGCCAGCGCCACGCCCAGCAGGGCGAAGATAAAGTACGGGCCAATATAAGCGGGCAGGCTGAAGATACTCGACAGAATATAGCCGTACAGCCGCACGCCGAAGAATGCGATGAAGGCCGAAGCGATCGAACTGGCAACCGTGGCGGCAATAAACGCTTTCTTGTAGCGGGTTAACACGCCAAACAGCGCCGGTTCGGTAATCCCCAGCAGCGCGGAGATCCCCGCCGACAGTACCACCGAGCGATCGGCTTTCGACTTGCTCTGCCGCCAGATGGCAAATGTCGCCCCGGCGATAGCCATGTTGGCCATAAACATCATCGGCATCAGCATGTCATAGCCGCGATCGGTAAAGTTTTGCAGCGCAATCGGCGTCATGGCGTGGTGCATTCCGGTCAGAATGGCTATCGGGCGAATTGCGCCCACCACCAGCCCGGCAAAGCTCGCGGAAATCCCGAACAGCCCTTCAATAAACCAGGCCAGCCCTTTCCCCAGATAAATCCCCAGCGGGCCAATCATCACCAGCGCTACCAGCGCGGAAATGAATAACGTCAGCGTCGGGGTAAACACCGTTTTCAGCACATCAGGCATGATGCTGTCCACCCAGCGGTGGATATAGCTCAGCGCCAGCACCGAGAAAATGACCGGAATGACGCTTGAGGCGTAGTTAAACACCGAAACCGGGATCGCATTCAGAAAATAGAAAGCATCCACCGCGCCCGCCTGATGCGTGGCCAGCACTTTCGCCGCTTCAATCAGCGACGGATACATGAAGCAGGCTGCCACCGCCGCCGCGAGGTATTCGTTCGTTTTGAATATTCTGGCTGCGGAGATCGCGAGGAAAAACGGCAGGAAGTAAAACACGCCGCTGGCGATGAGATCGATAACGATCACCGTATCGCTTTTGGCCGAGATCAGCTTGAGCGCCACCAGCCCGGCCAGCAGACCTTTGATCATCCCTGCCCCGGCAATCGCCGGGACAATCGGACCAAATACGCCGGAAACCGTATCCATAAACAGCGACACCAGGCTCTTACGCTCTTTTTTGCCAGCAGGTGAAGCCTGAGCCTCTTTTGCACCGCCAAGCAGCGCCGTCAGTTGCTCATACCAGCTGTTCACCTGCGGGCCGATGATTATCTGAAACTGATCGCTTTGCGTCTGCGCGCCCAGCACGCCGGGCAGCTTTTTGATCTCCGCCTGGTTCACTTTATTATCATCAATTAAATCGAAACGCAGACGCGTCATGCAGTGCCAGACTTTATTAATATTATCCGTCCCGCCGACCAGACGAATAATAGAAGCAATGACGTCACGACTCCCCATGAATAACTCCCCGGTGTTGGTTTATTGTTATGTGTTGCTGCCGCCGATGGTAGAGAATCAAAAAATTAAAAACAAACCAATGAAACATGACTAGCGTCACAAACAGCCAAAACAAAAGAACAATAACAGTAATTGGTACGGTTTTATCGCCTTTAAAAGTGAAATAACTGACCAATAAAAAAGAGTCAAAAAAAGCGTTTACCGCCGGGGAAAAATAGGGTGATAGTAATAGCAGAACTTAATTCACTGCGTTTATATCAGCCTGACGGTGGAGCTTTCTCGTGCTACCCACAATTATCGAAAATATTGAATGTTTTATCACTAAACCGGATCGGCATAACCTGGTCACGGTGCGCGTCACCACCAACAAAGGCGTGACCGGCCTCGGCTGTGCCACCTTCCAGCAGCGGCCGCGGGCGGTAAAAACCCTGGTCGATGAATACCTCAAGCCACTGTTAATTGGCCGGGACGCCAACCACATCGAAGACCTGTGGCAAATGATGACCGTCAACGCCTACTGGCGAAACGGCCCAATCATGAACAACGCCGTCGCCGGCGTGGATATGGCGCTGTGGGACATTAAAGGCCAACTGGCGAATATGCCGCTGTACCAGCTTTTAGGCGGCAAATCGAAGGATGCCAT
It includes:
- a CDS encoding glycoside hydrolase family 32 protein, with amino-acid sequence MNTPLNKAQSALETLQTTRGNAFYPLYHLAPPAGWMNDPNGLIYHNGLYHAFYQHHPFDENWGPMHWGHATSRDMVRWEHQPIALAPGDEWDRDGCFSGSAVDDNGVLSLIYTGHLWLAGAGNDSAIRQVQCLATSEDGVHFKKQGVILTPPPGIRHFRDPKVWQQDGTWWMVIGARDEQDRGKVLLYRGTSLHDWQLDRILAEASADMGYMWECPDFFPLGKSQILMFSPQGIKAKGWAYQNLFQSGYLRGRWQPGKDFIVYQPFEEMDHGHDFYAPQSFIAEDGRRIVLGWMDMWESPMLSKREGWAGCLTVPRELCMMPNGKLYQNPVHELATLRAGEQLVLPCVLDTQKQMLHPNAEAVELEIAWEAWQSTAERYGIRLGQGCELFVDALTQRLVLSRGYQDTQLDGNRSVPLLENGDLHLRIFIDRSSIEVFVNHGEYCLSSRLYPQPGERQLELFASHGKALCRGGTLWQLNAL
- a CDS encoding LacI family DNA-binding transcriptional regulator is translated as MASLKDVATLAGVSLMTVSRVINQAEHVSPATRERVQRAIDELNYVPDYSARKIRSKGVKTSTIGILALDTATTPYSVEILLAIEQTARERGWNSFLINILSADDAERAVNQLLAQRPDGIIFTSMGLRHVELPAVLKTHRVVLANCISDDADLPSYIPDDFNGQYQATRHLIERGYRRPLCLWLPEEALASGSRRDGFEQAWREAGLDVDTVRQYHMQWGDSHYPELAGLVLAHCQQGKADFDVLVCGNDRIAFVAWQTLLAQGVAIPEQVAVLGFDNQVGIGDLFLPPLTTVQLPHEAIGRQAALHLIDGLTSSGIQRLPCPLVRRVSL
- a CDS encoding PTS transporter subunit EIIC yields the protein MGSRDVIASIIRLVGGTDNINKVWHCMTRLRFDLIDDNKVNQAEIKKLPGVLGAQTQSDQFQIIIGPQVNSWYEQLTALLGGAKEAQASPAGKKERKSLVSLFMDTVSGVFGPIVPAIAGAGMIKGLLAGLVALKLISAKSDTVIVIDLIASGVFYFLPFFLAISAARIFKTNEYLAAAVAACFMYPSLIEAAKVLATHQAGAVDAFYFLNAIPVSVFNYASSVIPVIFSVLALSYIHRWVDSIMPDVLKTVFTPTLTLFISALVALVMIGPLGIYLGKGLAWFIEGLFGISASFAGLVVGAIRPIAILTGMHHAMTPIALQNFTDRGYDMLMPMMFMANMAIAGATFAIWRQSKSKADRSVVLSAGISALLGITEPALFGVLTRYKKAFIAATVASSIASAFIAFFGVRLYGYILSSIFSLPAYIGPYFIFALLGVALALGLSFILTTVLVREKETNTFSSRKSV